The region CTCGCCCTATCCGTCCGACATCGCGAAGGGCGTCCAGGCGCCGATCCTGCACGTCAATGGCGACGATCCGGAGGCAGTGACCTTCGCCTGCAAGCTGGCCGTCGAATACCGCCAGACCTTCAAGCGCGACATCGTGATCGACATGTGGTGCTATCGCCGCTTCGGCCACAACGAGGGCGACGAGCCCAAGTTCACCCAGCCGCTGATGTACGACGCGATCCGCAGCCACAAGAAGGTCAGCTTCCTCTATGCCGACAAGCTGATCGAGGAAGGCGTGATCGAAAAAGGCACCGCGCCCCAGCTGCGCGATGAATTCTCCGATCACCTGCAGGAAGAATTCGACGCGGCGAAGAGCTACAAGGCCAACCAGGCAGACTGGTTCGGCGGTCGCTGGGCAGGCCTCAACAAGCCGGCCGACCCGGAAAGCGCGCGCCGCAACGTCGAGACTGCGATCGAGAAGAAGCTGTTCGACAGCCTCGGCCGCACGCTGACGACGGTTCCCGACGACCTGACCATCCACAAGACGCTGGGCCGCGTGATCGACGCCAAGCGCGAGATGTTCTCGAGCGGCGAAGGCTTCGACTGGGCAACCGCCGAAGCGCTCGCATTCGGCAGCCTCGTGACCGAAGGTTACGGCGTGCGCCTGTCGGGGCAGGATTCGGGCCGCGGCACTTTCAGCCAGCGCCATGCCGTCTGGACCGACCAGAAGGACGAGCGCAAATACATCCCGCTCTGCCAGCTGCCGCACGGCAAGTTCGAAGTCTACGACAGCCCGCTGTCCGAATACGGCGTGCTCGGCTTCGAATACGGTTTCGCCATGGCGGACCCGAAGACGCTGGTCCTGTGGGAAGCGCAGTTCGGCGACTTCGCAAATGGCGCGCAGATCATGATCGACCAGTTCATCGCGTCCGGCGAGGCCAAGTGGCTGCGCGCCAACGGCCTCGTGATGCTCCTGCCGCATGGCTACGAAGGCCAGGGTCCGGAGCACTCCTCCGCCCGTCTCGAGCGCTTCCTGCAGCTGTGCGCGAACGACAATATCCAGGTCTGCAACATCACCACGCCGGCGAACTACTTCCACGTGCTTCGCCGCCAGATGCTGCGCCCGTTCCGCAAGCCGCTGGTCATCATGACGCCCAAGTCGCTGCTGCGTCACCCGCTGGCGAAGAGCAGCGCGGAGGAATTCCAGGGCGAGCATCACTTCATGCGGATCAAGTCCGACCTGACCGAGATCGCGGACAAGAAGGTCCGCCGCCTCGTGCTGTGTTCGGGCAAGGTCGCCTACGACCTGATGCAGAAGCGCGACGAGGAAGGGCTCGAGGACGTTTCGATCGTCCGCATCGAGCAGCTCTACCCCTTCCCGGGCGACCCGCTGGCGGTGCGCCTGAAGCGCATGACCAATCTCGAAAGCGTCGTCTGGTGCCAGGAAGAGCCGAAGAACAACGGCTCGTGGTTCTTCGTCGAAAGCAAGATCGAGGAAGCCCTCACCGAGGCCGGACATGCCGGCATGCGACCGAGCTATGCCGGCCGCGAAGTCGCCGCATCGCCCGCCACGGGCTATGCCAAGCGGCACGAGGAACAGCAGCGCTCGCTCGTCTCGATGGCGCTCGGACTGAACGACGGCGGCAAAGCCGCCCGCAACGCAAAAGCCAAGAAGAAGGCCTGAGGAACACGCATTATGGCCACGGAAATCAAAGTCCCCACGCTCGGTGAATCGGTCGCCGAAGGCACGATCGGCGAATGGCTCAAGCAGCCCGGCGACGCGGTTGCGGTCGATGAACCGATCGCGAGCCTCGAAACCGACAAGGTCGCGGTCGAAGTCCCCTCCCCCGTCGCTGGCGTGATCCAGGAGCTCAAGGCCGAAGTCGGCGACACGGTCGAAGTCGGCGCGGTGATCGCCATCGTCGAGGAAGGCGCAACCGGCGCCGCCAAGGGCGAGGAGGCTGGCCGTAAGGAACAGCAGGCCGACAAGGGCGAAGAGAAGCGCGAGGAGGCCCCCGCTGCCGGCGGCGATGCCTCGCAGACGCTCAGCCCCGCGGTGCGCCGTGCGGTGCTCGAACACGGCGTCGATCCGACGACCATCAAGGGCACCGGCAAAGACGGCCGCCTGACCAAGGAAGACGTGATCGCTGCGGCCAAGGCGAAGGGTGACAGCCCTGCCCCGTCGACCAGCGCTCCGGCCCCGGCCCCCGCAGCTGCCGCTACCGGTGAACGCCGCGAGGAACGCGTCAAGATGACGCGCATGCGCCAGACGATCGCCAAGCGCCTCAAGGGTGCGCAGGAGAACGCTGCGCTGCTGACCACCTTCAACGACGTCGACATGACGGCGGTGATCGAGGCCCGCACCAAGTACAAGGACCTGTTCGCCAAGAAGCACGACATCCGTCTCGGCTTCATGGGCTTCTTCGCCAAGGCCGCCTGCCTTGCGCTGAAGGACGTGCCGGCAGTCAACGCCTATATCGAGGGCGACGAGATCGTTTATCACGACTACGTCGACATCTCGGTCGCGGTCTCGGCGCCTAACGGCCTCGTCGTGCCCGTCATCCGCGACGCGCAGGACAAGGGCTTCGCGCAGATCGAGAAGGATATCGCCGACTTCGGCAAGCGCGCCAAGGAAGGCACGCTGACGATGGAAGACATGAAGGGCGGAACCTTCACCATTTCCAACGGCGGCGTGTTCGGTTCGCTCATGTCGACCCCGATCATCAACCCGCCGCAGAGCGCCGTTCTCGGTCTCCACCGGATCGAGGATCGCCCCGTCGCGATCAACGGCCAGGTCGAAATCCGCCCGATGATGTACATCGCGCTGAGCTACGACCACCGCCTGATCGACGGCCGCGAGGCGGTTACCGCACTGAAAATCATCAAGGAAGCGATCGAAGATCCGACCCGGATGCTGATCGATTTGTAACTCACTCGCGCCCTCCGTCATTCCCGCGAAGGCGGGAATCCAGCTTCGGAGGGTGCAAACTGGATCCCCGCCTTCGCGGGGATGACGAGAGAAGAGAAATGGCTGAATACGACTACGACGTCCTCGTCATTGGCGCTGGCCCGGGTGGCTATGTCGCCGCGATCCGCGCTGCGCAGCTGGGCCTGAAGACCGCCTGCGCGGAAAGCCGCGATACGCTTGGCGGGACCTGCCTCAACGTCGGCTGCATCCCCTCGAAGGCCATGCTGCACGCGTCGGAATTCTACGATGCGGCTGCGAACGGCGCGATGGAAGAGATGGGCATCGAGGTGAAGCCGAAGCTCAACCTCGACAAAATGCACGCCCAGCGCCTCGACGCTGTCGGCGGCCTGACCAAGGGCATCGAGTTCCTGTTCAAGAAGAACAAGGTCGACTGGAAGAAGGGCCATGCCACCTTCCAGGATGCGCACACGGTCAAGGTCGGCGACGAGACGGTTACCGCGAAGAACGTCATCATCGCGACCGGTTCGTCCGTGACCCCGCTCCCGGGTGTCGAAGTCGACAACGACAAGGGCGTGGTGGTCGATTCCACCGGTGCGCTCGAACTGCCCAAGGTGCCGAAGAAGATGGTCGTCATCGGCGGCGGCGTGATCGGGCTGGAGCTCGGCTCGGTCTGGCGTCGTCTCGGCGCGGAAGTGGTCGTGGTCGAGTTCCTCGACAAGCTGCTGCCGGGCATGGATGACGACGTGCGCAAGGAAGCGGCCAAGATCTTCAAGAAGCAGGGCATGGAACTGCGTCTCTCGACCAAGGTCACCGGCGTCGAGGTCAAGGGCAAGAAGGCCACGCTCACGCTCGAACCGTCTGCGGGCGGCGACAGCGAAACGCTCGAAGCGGACTGTGTGCTCGTCTCGATCGGCCGCAAGCCGAACACCGACGGGCTGGGCCTTGAGAACATCGGCCTCGAAACCAACCAGCGCGGGCAGATCGAAACCGATCACGACTTCCGCACCAAGGTCGACGGCGTGTGGGCCATCGGCGATGTCGTCCCGGGTCCGATGCTGGCGCACAAGGCCGAGGACGAAGGTATCGCCTGTGCGGAGAATATCGCGGGCCAGACCGGCATCGTGAACCACGACATCATTCCGGGCGTCGTCTACACCCTCCCCGAATTCGCCGGCGTCGGTCTGACCGAGGCCGAAGCGATCGAGAAGATGGGCGACAAGGCCAGGATCAAGGTCGGCAAGTTCCCGATGATGGCCAACAGCCGCGCCAAGACCAACCACGAGCCGGACGGCTTCGTGAAGATCATCGCCGAGGCCGAGAGCGACCGCGTGCTGGGTGTGTGGGCAATTGCCAACGTCGCCGGCACGATGATCGCCCAGGCTGCACAAGCAATGGAATTCGGCGCAACGAGCGAAGACATCGCCTACACCTGCCACGCCCACCCGACGCATTCCGAAGCGATCAAGGAAGCGGCGATGGCGGTCCAGGGCAAGCCGATCCACATCTGATGACGAGCGCGCTGCGGCAGTCGCTGTCCGGCAAGACGGCGGCGCTGCTCGCGCTTGGCATCCCTGTCCTCGCAGGGATCGCCTATCTCGCCGCGTTCGGCGCTCCGCAAGCCTACTGGATGACCAACGCGGCTGCGCTTGCGGGCGCGATGCTCCTGGTGCTCGTCGGCCTCCCCCGCCTTTCGATGCGGGGCGCACGCGTGGCAATGACGGCGCTCATAGCGGCGATAGTCCTCCCGCTTCTCATCGGCCCGGAAGTATCGGGCGTAACCCGCTGGATTTCGGTGGGTCCGGTGACGCTTCACACGGGCAGCCTGTTCATCCCCGCTCTTGCCGTCCTCGCATCGCGCGATGGCGACTATGCCGCCGCCTGGCTCGGTCTCGCGGTGGTCGTGACCCTTCGGCAGCCCGATGCGGCGAGCGTGTTCGCTCTCACCGGCGCGGCGGTCGGCATCTACATGGCACGAGGGGACTGGAAGGTCGGGCTGGTCGTCGTCGCAGGCTTTTTCGCCGGCATCCTTGCGGCACTACGCGGCGAGCTCCCAGCCCAGCCGTTCGTCGAGCGCGTTCTGGTCGATCTGGTGAGCGCGATGCCGGCATTGGCCCTCGGCCTGTTGCTCGCACTGGTGGCGGGCTTCTACCTCATGTCGCACGGGCTTGCGCGCCCGAAGCACGAGCGCTTCGCCCTCGCTGGAACGCTCTTCGGCTTCTCGCTCATGGCCATCCTGTCGAACTATCCCAGCGTGCTGATTGGCTATGGCGCATCGCCGATCCTCGGCTATGGATTGGCGCTGAGCCTGCGCCCGGGAGAATGACATGAGCCTGCGCCCCTTCCATCTCGCCTTCCCCGTCCATGACCTCGAAGCCGCGCGCCGGTTCTGGGGCGAGACCATGGGTTGCCCGGAAGGCCGCTCGTCGGACGAATGGATCGATTTCGATTTCTACGGCCACCAGATCGTCGCCCATCTTTCGGTCGAAACCGGCGACCGTGCGAGCAATGCAGTCGACGGTCATGACGTGCCGGTCCCGCATTTCGGCATCGTGCTGACCATGGACGACTGGAAGGAGCTAGCCGAGCGGCTGACGAAGGCCGGGACGAAATTCCAGATCGAACCCTGCATCCGCTTCGAAGGGCAGCCGGGCGAACAAGCGACGATGTTCTTCCGCGATCCTAGCGGCAATGCGATCGAGATGAAGGCGATGGCGAACCCGGAGAACCTCTTCGCCCGGTAACACCTTGTTCTTGCAACGCTGCATTCAGGGTGTATTATTGATGTAAATCACCGTGGAGGCAGCATGAAATTCACCCCCCGACACATCGCCCTGGCAATTGCGCCCGTCTCGCTGCTCGCGATCGCCCTGCCCGCTGCGGCGCAGGACACTGCGCGCATGGACGAGGTCATCGCTGCGGAAGTCGATACGAATGCGTTCATGGGCACGGTGCTCGTTGCGCAGGGCGACGGCATCGTGCTGCAGAGAGCCTACGGCGATGCCAACATCGAATGGGATATCGACAACACGGTCGACACGAAATTCCGCATCGGGTCGGTGACCAAGCAGTTCACCGCCGTCGCGATCCTGATGCTCGCCGAAGAAGGCAAGATCGACCTCGATGCGGCAGTGAAGAGCTATTGGCCCGGCAGCCCGGAAAGCTGGGATGCGATCACGGTGCGTCACCTGCTCCAGCACACTTCCGGCATTCCCAACGTCACCAGCTTCGACGACTTCCGTTCCGAGATCAAATACCTGCCCAAGACGCGCGAGGAGATGATCGAACGCTTTGCGGGAGAGCCGCTGGAGTTCGCACCGGGCGAGAAATTCGCCTATTCGAATTCCGGCTACCTGGTGCTCACTGCGCTGGTCGAGGAAGCGAGCGGCGAGAGTTACGAAAGCTTCCTGCGCTCGCGCATCCTCAACCCGCTCGGCATGGCGAATACCGGGATCGATACGAGCGCGGCGATCCTGCCCAAGCGTGCCTCGGGCTATTCCCCGGCCGAGAACGGCGTGGTCAATGCCGATTACGTCTACATGGGCATCCCGCGCGGCGCAGGCGCGATGTATTCGACCACCGGCGATTTGCTCAAATGGCAGCGCGGGTTGTTCGGCGGCAAGCTGCTCAAGCCGGAATCGCTCGAGCAATATCTCACCCCGCCCGATATCGAGGCTTTCAACGGCGGCAAATACG is a window of Erythrobacter sp. HKB08 DNA encoding:
- a CDS encoding serine hydrolase, with translation MKFTPRHIALAIAPVSLLAIALPAAAQDTARMDEVIAAEVDTNAFMGTVLVAQGDGIVLQRAYGDANIEWDIDNTVDTKFRIGSVTKQFTAVAILMLAEEGKIDLDAAVKSYWPGSPESWDAITVRHLLQHTSGIPNVTSFDDFRSEIKYLPKTREEMIERFAGEPLEFAPGEKFAYSNSGYLVLTALVEEASGESYESFLRSRILNPLGMANTGIDTSAAILPKRASGYSPAENGVVNADYVYMGIPRGAGAMYSTTGDLLKWQRGLFGGKLLKPESLEQYLTPPDIEAFNGGKYALGVVEQPGDEGTYYWHSGGIEGFNAWLGHDRERDITVAVLANLNGGAATKLGHSLMTLTQGGEVQLANERVAVATEPDELGEYLGTYALAPTFKITITQDENGLVAQATNQPAFPLFKESEDMFFLKVVDAKVRFDRDEDGAITGLTLFQNGAEMPGARE
- the odhB gene encoding 2-oxoglutarate dehydrogenase complex dihydrolipoyllysine-residue succinyltransferase, with product MATEIKVPTLGESVAEGTIGEWLKQPGDAVAVDEPIASLETDKVAVEVPSPVAGVIQELKAEVGDTVEVGAVIAIVEEGATGAAKGEEAGRKEQQADKGEEKREEAPAAGGDASQTLSPAVRRAVLEHGVDPTTIKGTGKDGRLTKEDVIAAAKAKGDSPAPSTSAPAPAPAAAATGERREERVKMTRMRQTIAKRLKGAQENAALLTTFNDVDMTAVIEARTKYKDLFAKKHDIRLGFMGFFAKAACLALKDVPAVNAYIEGDEIVYHDYVDISVAVSAPNGLVVPVIRDAQDKGFAQIEKDIADFGKRAKEGTLTMEDMKGGTFTISNGGVFGSLMSTPIINPPQSAVLGLHRIEDRPVAINGQVEIRPMMYIALSYDHRLIDGREAVTALKIIKEAIEDPTRMLIDL
- a CDS encoding 2-oxoglutarate dehydrogenase E1 component, with the protein product MGNENQTFLPELSDQEGPQPGPSWGNPGWLATVSDSDADLTQALDPTQMKLAVAAAAAKAGKPTDPKAIEEAAGDSIRAMLLVRLYRVRGHLAANLDPLGLAHRDEPEDLSLEWHGFAGQEDKEVYVGGVFGFEWVKVRDLYAALRATYCGNVGLEYMHIADTEERRFLQDKFESPEDTIQFTDEGKKAILQAVIRGEEYENFLGKKYVGTKRFGLDGGESMIPALEAVIKYGGALGVREIIYGMAHRGRLNVLANVMGKPYKVIFHEFSGGSANPEDVGGSGDVKYHLGTSTDREFDGIEVHMSLVPNPSHLEAVDPVVLGKARAQQAIRDDLDAHEQVLPVLIHGDAAFAGQGVVWESISLTGINGYNTGGCIHFIINNQIGFTTAPKFSRGSPYPSDIAKGVQAPILHVNGDDPEAVTFACKLAVEYRQTFKRDIVIDMWCYRRFGHNEGDEPKFTQPLMYDAIRSHKKVSFLYADKLIEEGVIEKGTAPQLRDEFSDHLQEEFDAAKSYKANQADWFGGRWAGLNKPADPESARRNVETAIEKKLFDSLGRTLTTVPDDLTIHKTLGRVIDAKREMFSSGEGFDWATAEALAFGSLVTEGYGVRLSGQDSGRGTFSQRHAVWTDQKDERKYIPLCQLPHGKFEVYDSPLSEYGVLGFEYGFAMADPKTLVLWEAQFGDFANGAQIMIDQFIASGEAKWLRANGLVMLLPHGYEGQGPEHSSARLERFLQLCANDNIQVCNITTPANYFHVLRRQMLRPFRKPLVIMTPKSLLRHPLAKSSAEEFQGEHHFMRIKSDLTEIADKKVRRLVLCSGKVAYDLMQKRDEEGLEDVSIVRIEQLYPFPGDPLAVRLKRMTNLESVVWCQEEPKNNGSWFFVESKIEEALTEAGHAGMRPSYAGREVAASPATGYAKRHEEQQRSLVSMALGLNDGGKAARNAKAKKKA
- a CDS encoding VOC family protein gives rise to the protein MSLRPFHLAFPVHDLEAARRFWGETMGCPEGRSSDEWIDFDFYGHQIVAHLSVETGDRASNAVDGHDVPVPHFGIVLTMDDWKELAERLTKAGTKFQIEPCIRFEGQPGEQATMFFRDPSGNAIEMKAMANPENLFAR
- the lpdA gene encoding dihydrolipoyl dehydrogenase; this translates as MAEYDYDVLVIGAGPGGYVAAIRAAQLGLKTACAESRDTLGGTCLNVGCIPSKAMLHASEFYDAAANGAMEEMGIEVKPKLNLDKMHAQRLDAVGGLTKGIEFLFKKNKVDWKKGHATFQDAHTVKVGDETVTAKNVIIATGSSVTPLPGVEVDNDKGVVVDSTGALELPKVPKKMVVIGGGVIGLELGSVWRRLGAEVVVVEFLDKLLPGMDDDVRKEAAKIFKKQGMELRLSTKVTGVEVKGKKATLTLEPSAGGDSETLEADCVLVSIGRKPNTDGLGLENIGLETNQRGQIETDHDFRTKVDGVWAIGDVVPGPMLAHKAEDEGIACAENIAGQTGIVNHDIIPGVVYTLPEFAGVGLTEAEAIEKMGDKARIKVGKFPMMANSRAKTNHEPDGFVKIIAEAESDRVLGVWAIANVAGTMIAQAAQAMEFGATSEDIAYTCHAHPTHSEAIKEAAMAVQGKPIHI